In Papaver somniferum cultivar HN1 chromosome 1, ASM357369v1, whole genome shotgun sequence, a genomic segment contains:
- the LOC113303391 gene encoding fatty acid hydroperoxide lyase, chloroplastic-like — translation MATAMMMNSIKMSSSTPSLTPPSSSSASVNLPVRTIPGSYGLPLIGPISDRLDYFWFQGPETFFKKRMEEHKSSVFRTNIPPTFPLFVGVNPNMIAVLDCKAFAHLFDMDLVEKKNILIGDFMPSTSFTGNMRVGVYLDTTEPLHSQVKSFAAHILKRSSSVWVSEFISNLDIMWGTIEKEVKSNGSSSFLFPLQKCIFRFLTKSLFGADPMKSSEIGDKGHEMLDKWLALQLLPTQTLGVLPQPLEEILFHSFAYPFLLVSGDYNKLFEFVKTEGKEVVEIGMTEYGLNQEETIHNLLFILGFNAFGGFSVFLPSLLVSLGGDKTGLQEKLRKEVKEKVGSSSLSFSLVKEMELVNSFVYETLRFIPPVPFQYARARKDFVLSSYDSAFQVKKGELLCGYQPLVMKDPKVFDNPETFVADRFTKEKGQELLNYLYWSNGPQTGTPATSNKQCSAKDIVVLTASLLVADVLTRYDSFTVSSGSVTAVEKAK, via the exons ATGGCAACAGCCATGATGATGAATTCGATAAAGATGtcatcatcaacaccatcacTTACACCACCGTCGTCATCATCAGCATCAGTTAATTTGCCAGTGAGAACAATTCCAGGAAGTTATGGTTTACCATTGATCGGTCCGATTTCAGACCGGTTAGATTATTTTTGGTTCCAAGGGCCAGAAACATTTTTCAAGAAACGAATGGAAGAGCATAAAAGTAGCGTTTTCAGAACCAATATTCCACCAACATTTCCTTTATTTGTCGGAGTAAACCCTAATATGATTGCTGTTTTGGATTGCAAGGCATTTGCTCATCTCTTTGACATGGATTTAGttgagaagaaaaatattttaatcGGTGATTTCATGCCTAGTACTAGTTTCACTGGTAATATGCGTGTCGGTGTTTATCTTGACACCACTGAACCTCTGCACTCTCAG GTCAAGAGCTTTGCAGCACATATCCTAAAACGAAGTTCAAGCGTTTGGGTCTCGGAATTCATATCCAATCTCGATATCATGTGGGGTACAATTGAGAAAGAGGTGAAATCGAATGGAAGTTCAAGTTTTCTTTTTCCGCTGCAAAAATGCATATTTCGGTTTCTTACCAAGAGTTTATTCGGAGCTGATCCAATGAAATCATCAGAAATCGGTGATAAAGGGCACGAAATGTTGGATAAATGGTTAGCACTTCAACTATTACCGACTCAAACACTCGGTGTCTTACCGCAACCGCTGGAGGAGATTCTTTTTCATTCTTTTGCTTACCCGTTTTTATTGGTTAGTGGAGATTACAACAAACTTTTCGAATTCGTGAAAACGGAGGGAAAAGAAGTTGTTGAGATCGGAATGACTGAGTATGGACTGAATCAAGAAGAAACGATTCATAATCTTCTCTTCATTTTAGGGTTCAACGCGTTTGGCGGGTTCTCTGTCTTTCTTCCATCTCTACTAGTGTCACTAGGTGGCGATAAAACCGGGTTGCAAGAGAAACTAAGGAAAGAAGTGAAAGAAAAAGTTGGGTCATCATCACTAAGTTTCAGCTTAGTAAAGGAAATGGAACTAGTAAACTCGTTTGTGTACGAGACACTCAGGTTTATCCCGCCGGTTCCGTTCCAATACGCTCGGGCGAGGAAGGATTTTGTACTCAGTTCATATGACTCGGCATTCCAAGTAAAGAAGGGGGAACTCTTATGTGGGTATCAGCCATTAGTAATGAAAGATCCAAAAGTGTTTGATAATCCGGAAACGTTTGTTGCGGATCGGTTTACCAAAGAGAAAGGTCAAGAATTGTTGAATTATTTGTACTGGTCTAATGGGCCTCAAACCGGTACACCTGCTACTTCAAATAAACAGTGCTCGGCCAAGGATATCGTGGTACTTACGGCGTCTCTGTTAGTTGCTGATGTGCTTACAAGATATGACTCATTCACAGTGTCATCTGGATCGGTCACAGCTGTTGAAAAAGCGAAGTGA